Part of the Sylvia atricapilla isolate bSylAtr1 chromosome 1, bSylAtr1.pri, whole genome shotgun sequence genome, CCCTTTATTAGAGACACTATATTCAGACAAAATTGAACAAATCCTAAAACATATAAACCCCTAACACTACAAATACATCTTTCCAAAAGTTATGACGTTCTATAAAACCACATaggtttctgtttttctttgtttttgacATGATTGTTGTTggataattaaaatttatgagTTCATAGACGAGTCAAACCTTGACTGGAGATGATTCCTCTTCTAACTACATGTGCTTTAtcacaaacattaaaaacaattacTTAGGAGTAGTATTTTCTaggaattctgaaaatattttaggtaTAATTATTGTCATTACAGAAAAGTctgaaacatttcctttaatCATTCAATACATAGCTCCATAACTCCATACATTTAAAAACTATAATTTCACTGTAAGTTTTCTTCTTACATATGTGTCtatatgtacatacacacacatatatatgcacTAATATAAAATGAGTGTCAAGAAAAGCAGGACCTTTACATTtccacattttctctctttgcaataGGAATAAAACTGAAGATACCACCTATGCCATCCACAAAAATTGAACCAGCTTAGCTTCAAGTCCTCTTGAcaggctctgcttttcccactgtcattttttcattcttaccAAAGTCTGTTTGCTCTAAGAGTATATTGTTAGGCCATACATTCAATTTTCATGCAACAAACCCCTCTCCCTTTTACACTGTCCTGAAATGACTAAACCTTGTGCCAGACCCAAAAACCAGGCTTTGCACTGCTCAACTCCACCCTGATGCGCACAAGAAAACCAGTTTGCAGCTGCGGTGTTTCTAGACCTAGTTATACACATAAACATTAaatattacttatttttctgttcttccagtAGTTCATAAAGTAGCCTAAACCATGCAACATACAAGCAAGCCTTACAGGGCCTGGTTCTACTTGCGGAATGGTAAAGTATCAGTAATTCCTCTGAGCTCCACTAATGGAGACAAGCTAATTGTCACATCTAGATTGCCATCAACTCACAGTGGTGACGGGGGAGTTCAGAGTATTAAACATTTTGAAGGACTATGCCTTAAACAGAAACCTTCCCACAGTCACAGTATCTCCTTACAATGCTCATTCTGTGAACtcagaacaaaaacaaacaaacaacaaacaaatccccaaaacaacaacaaaaaaaccccacaatgaAACAAACCCCTAGGTAaccatttcagattttttttttccttgaatttgtACTAGTGATTGAAGATTTGTTTCCTAATGGTTGGGAATAGGAGTCCATCTTGAGAGCTAAAGTCACATTAAGCCAAATTCTCCAGCACAGCTACAACAGAGTACATCTGCATGAGGTTAGTCATCCATTAGGAAGGATTGGTGGCTTGGAAATGTCACTAGTGGGACATTACCATCCCTCCAGCCAAATGCTGGGAGGGAGGGTAAACATAACAGAACATAGGCAGAGAAATCTGCAGAGCTCTGAACCCTCAGAGGGAAGCTTAAGGTGTgtacactgaaataaatgcacCTGGAGAACAGCAAACACGTGGCTGGTTCCCCAGAAGTACTCATTAGCAGGAATATTTCACAGTGAGCTGCAACTGTGTGACAAGAAAAATTGGGCTTCTCTTTGGGGAAAGTGCTCTGGTGACAagtttttaatgttaaaaaaaaaaaaaagttggccTCCCACAAGTATTTTTGCCAtttcaaaatctaaaaaaattgGTAGTTTGTTTTATTCTTACAATATTAACTAATAGAGTGATTTAATTTGCTATAAATGATGATGGATTATAAATAACAGGCATTTCAGAGCATGAGATGCTTTGGGTGAAGAGATGCAGTACTTGCATCTGGAAGGTGTCTGCTACAGTAATTTCTTGGGTGAATCCTACAGCCTGAACTGACTTGATCAAGGCAATAGAAAGCAAAGTCCTACTCATCTgaacagtggcagcagcagcaggcaccaAGTTTGGCAATTTTGCTTTATCCCTTTCTAAAATTCAGCCcttcaaaatcaaaatgtagtttttattttcaattattagcTCAAAAAAAGCTCGGGGTGAAGGGGTCAAATTCAGTAGGGAAAAAAGGGACCATGTAACTAGGGCCACTGCTTCCATTTAGTGGGATGGACAATAAGAATAAATAAGAATACAAAGAATACAAAACCAGGATAAATCAACTATGCTACGCATCTGGTAATACACCTTATTTTACTGCATTTGTTATCAAGATGACATGCAGTCTAGAACTTCATGGCAAACACACTGGCAAAAGCCGTAAATCATGAGAATAACAAGGCTCGAAGGAACAAGGCTTACAAAGACAACCCCAAGGGTGACTTTCTTGGATACCAGCAAATAAATCCCTAAAGGCAAGGAGCTAAAGTAGAGCAACCCTAGCAACCACACTAGCACCCGAATCGAGGTCTGGAAGAGCAAAGATGTGCAGTTCCACACTGTCCAGTTGTGGGACACAGTTGCAACAGAGTCAAAACTTGTAGGCCTGTAAAATTCCACCACGGGAGTTGAGTTCAGAGTCTGGGGACTCTCTCTTTGTACTTCCATGATTGTTATAACCAGGCAATTAGAAGAGGTGTGGGAAGGGCTAACCAGAGACGCCAGCCTTTTGGGAGTCAGCAACAGTTCTGTTGGGTTGTCTGGTAGGcacttctttccctttcccccacaAGCTAAATTCAGGAGGATGTTGTTGTCATCAGGAAGACTACTAACCTCATCGTCTGGCAGGCACGTTTCAAACCTGCAGAACGGGCACACTATGACTCCTTGTGGGGAATCACCGAAGTCTATGATCTTGCAAAGGCATTTGGCACACACTCTGTGACAACACTCCAGCACTTTGGGTTTTCTCTGTCGCAGGTTATAGCGGTTGTAACAGATCTTGCACTCGAGCTCGTCTGAGCTCTGGGTCTCCACGGACTCCTCCGGTAGTTGGGTGGTCATTTCTTCAGGTGGTTTTGAAACTTGTGGAAAGAGAAGTCAAGGGATGAAGAGGTCACTCAGTCTTATTTTAGAACATTTTCTTATCATCCATCTCAAACAGAAGAAGAGGAGATGACATAATCGAATAGCATCAGTAGACATCATCCATTTTCAGCTTCTGCAAGGGATTGTGCACTGCATGTCCTTTACTCCAAGCCAGGCATCCATCTGAAAAAGCCAAAGTGGGATTTCTGTTGAAAGCGAAGGcaaaaacaggaaaggaaaggggaaggggaaaagggaaaggggaaaacagaGAGGGAAAGCTTGTAATACTCAAGTTGTACTTTTTATAAGCTCAGCTTCCTTTGCTAAAACTACCTCTAAGGTAGCTTTTTTTCTCTGGCATACAAGGCCTCTATAACAGTCATGCTGATGAAACTTAGCATCATGCTGCATGGATTTATTTTAGAGTTGAACTCTGAGTGGCTCAGCCCATGAAGTTTTCAGCGGAAGCTGCAATCTAATCACTGATATGTAACCATTTATTTAAACTCTGATTTCCCAAGGAAACGAGACTTGACACCTGGAACTCTTGATCTTTCCTGGTAAGTTGTGAACTTGCTGTCCAATTTCATACAACTCAGCAGAGGGGTCGCAGTACTGAAGATAATTAAGttgctaaaaagaaataaacactgGCAATTGGGTAAAGATATTTATAATAAGTACCAGTTATCCTGGAGGGCAAAGAGTGGTCAGCACACATCAACCTCTGCTCTGAATGGGCAACATGCTGCCTGTAGTTCAGCCAGAGAGGAGGGCAACCCAGGGGGAAGCTGGTGAAACtctggggaaataaaaagtTTGGGGGAGTGGAATGGGTATGAAAGAGGTCCAGGGCTATTGCAAAGAGTTATGTGGGGAACCTACCTAGGTCAAATGTGGATTAggctttgttaatttttctgtttgtggaaCAgcccatttctttttctccaccCCGCTGCTGGATATAAGACTACAGAAGTTCTTTATCTTGCAACAAGTGTCTCCTTCAACATGTGGCTGCTGGGGTGAAGGCTAATGTGTCTTCCAAGGGTGTTCAGCAGATGCTCTGGTTTTCAAGGGTGTCATGGCTGTGACAGCTGTTTCACACCTCAGCTAAGGAAGAGGTCTGTGGCACACTTGCCCTGCTGCACTGCCACTCTGCACGGCAGTTTTGCCACCAGACACATCTGCCTCACTTAAGCAAATCTTGTCATAGTTTGTAACATGACTTCAGGAAACAGTGCTTGTATTATGAACAGAGCATTAACCAGGAGTATGTGCTCTGGGGATCACTAATCACCAGCATTTACAAAACCAGCACTTATCTGCCAGAAGATAAAAACTTCTTCCAGATTCAGGGACATGCTTGCTCACAGAAATGAGGTCAGAACTgcattttgctggttttcaaACTCATCCCTTCATGCTAGAGTAGCAAGGAGTTGGCCACAGTCAAATGATGGGCAGAGTCAGCACTTGTATCCAGCTGCCTCTTGCATTATCAATAAGTATCAGACACACTGAATATGAAAAGTGGCCTATTTCAAGAAACTTATTTCTTCACTACTTGTTTTAGTAAATGTGtgatttctctccctttccattGGGAAGTTATTATTCACTCCTAGCATCCAGattcttgttcttctttttttttttcttttgaggacAAGGCAGGAAGCAACTAATTTAAGCAACTTGCTCCTTCTGTCAATACATTTTACCTGCCAGCTATCACTGAAGTCTCTTTCATGGGCCTCTTGTTCTTGCTGTCCTTtaagtattttccatttctgcataTCCAGGAGAAGATGGAGAGATATGAGAGAGGTGGATATATAACTTCTATAAGCAACGTAATTTGTGAAACTCATCTCcaggattttaaaacaaagatgtAAACATCAGACAATGCAGTAATGAAACACCATGACAACATAGTGAAAAAAACACTCATATTTCTCTAAGAATTGTTACAGACATGGCCTCGTTCCCATTCAATTGCTTCAATAActcctttcctgcttcttccagtTAATGTCTTTAGCGCTCTAAAGGTTTTCATCTCTGCCttactgttgtttttattatttgtgcTGTGGATATATTTGTGGCATGTTGCATCAGGCAAAGCAAACATAAGACCATCCACAGTTTTCAAAGTGTACAAGCAAGTCATCTTCTAAGACACAAACGGGACATCTTTTACAGAACTTACAATTTAACCTTCATCCTTCGTTACACTGTGTGCTTCTTTATTAAATTctacttctcttttttatttcattccaaaTATCATCTTCTAGATGACTTTTAGGTAGATATAAATGTCATGAGATGCTAACTTTCCAAAGGATGAACAAACCACAAAATGGaccaaaaaaagtgaaatgccAGCCTACAGGGAGGCAAAGAACTGCTGTAAAATTaagaagccaaacaaaaaagcGATGGTTTTGAGCTTCCACATCTTGGGTATCATTTACCTTCTGTACCTGAGGTGAATTAGGATTACTAACAAGGTACTGTTATTAATCTGCTGGCAAACATCATTCTACAACATAAAACTAGATTCCTGATTAACCAAAAATCTTCCAAAGTATGTGTCTACTTCTCATGGAAAATCATGACCTTTTTCTGAAAACTCCCAACTCGAAAAACCTTGATATTTTAGTGTTTATCCTTCTAATTGGTATTTCCAAGATTTTACAAAACCCAATCCACTTTTCAACCAATTCTATTCAATTAACCTCCCCCTGGACCAGTTTTCAAACTGAATGTGTTTTCCACTTCCTTTAAGTGCCAATATCTGACATTAATATAAGGAATATCAAGTCTCTGGGACTAGCAATGTCCCAGTTGCTAAACTGGGATCATTAGCTCAATTTCCAGAGCACAGTGATCCTCCTATTGTAGTTTGCATCATGAGCTATtctacaatttttttcaaactctttttttaatataatctgTTGTACAAGAAAGAGCTACTTTCATCATCTTTCTCACTTCACAGAGCCTCTGAAAAAAAGGTCTGTCTATAATAAAACATTATTGACTGTATTTTCTTCAGCTAACTTTTGATGTCGAATTTCTCCTTACATGTTTTAGTGTGAATACTGCTTATTACTATTTGTTATTTATACAtcctttcctttgaaaattaaaatttaatcacTAGTTCCTATTAATgcttttcatgcattttttacCCTCTCAGCTCTACGGTGGTTTTAGatgtttcctctctcttttttgctttcctgattTCTTATGGAAATTTTTCCCTCTCAGTATCcactttcctgctctttttttttctctcctgggAACTGCTACCTTTTTGGGTTTAATTAATGATGTCCTTCTATTATATATATCACATACACTAAAACGTTCTCTGATCAGAgacttattaaaaatatatggaaacAGAGGCTTTTAAAGAAAGTTGGCTTCAAATTATTCctatttcttgaaaaaatgaagcatttattGAGAAAAATGGCCAGCTACTCCTTCAAGGAAATTCTGCTCTATATCAACGATTTTCTGTCTGGTCTTTTGCATGCTTCCCAGGTGAGTATTTACTGGAAGCATGCAGAATAAGGaattaaagaaaggaagaagttaACTACTGCCCCTCTGAATCCTGCTCCTCACCAAAAGCATTACAATTCATATACTTCTACTTGTTGAG contains:
- the RNF182 gene encoding E3 ubiquitin-protein ligase RNF182 yields the protein MTTQLPEESVETQSSDELECKICYNRYNLRQRKPKVLECCHRVCAKCLCKIIDFGDSPQGVIVCPFCRFETCLPDDEVSSLPDDNNILLNLACGGKGKKCLPDNPTELLLTPKRLASLVSPSHTSSNCLVITIMEVQRESPQTLNSTPVVEFYRPTSFDSVATVSHNWTVWNCTSLLFQTSIRVLVWLLGLLYFSSLPLGIYLLVSKKVTLGVVFVSLVPSSLVILMIYGFCQCVCHEVLDCMSS